agTAAAAAACTGGTACCCACAAAACAGCCAGGGCACAAGCTAGGCCCTGATCTTTAACAGTTTAAGTAGTCATTTCATCTCTAATAAAATTAATATTCCTCAGTAATATTTCTCTCCCTTCATTAAATACTACAACATCTGTCCCAAAAGGAGTCCATTTTTGGTTACGAACCTGGACAACACTTGTCCAAGTTGGTAGCAAAAAAATGGAGCCCTTTGGGGACGGAGCCACAGAGGGGGGTACTACACTGCATAGCTAATTTGGCCACATACACCATAAATTCCTGACCAAGTCACCATAAATAGTCAACTGCTCCAAGTGATCAGCACGAAAGCTGTTGTCTTTGGTATTGAAAAATAACGAATAATGATGAACTGTTGACTGTATTACCAGGGAACCATCTAATGAGGTATTCCAGAAGGGCCTTGTGTTTGTGTTAAATGCTTAAGCAGCCACTATGCTATATCTGGACTAGTGAGCTTGAAAAGATCACATGGCTTAGGCTTATTCAATGAGCTTCCTTAATATACTAATTTGTTGTGATATAAGCCCAACAAGGCAACTAAGAACGCAAACCAAAACTGCTCCAGTAGGTCCTAAAGTACGCAGAGATTAGCTCATTGCCAGTCTACAATATGTTCACAATAACAACTTCATGTTCAACAGCTCAATGGTAAATGCTAATATGCTATAATGCAGAAAATGTAACTTACGGAGTACGAAGTAATAAATACCTCAGCTATAACAGCTTCATTTTCAACAGGATTCATTGAGCAAGTTGAGTAAACCATCCTTCCACCCACTTTAAGTAAGGCAATGCCTGAAGAGAAAATTCTAGGTTTGATACTCTGGATAATAAATCACAGAACTTTCaactaatatatatttcaatcacAAAAGGGATTCAaaccaaataaaataatattcgcATTGGCAATATGATGGACTGATGGTTTATGTGTTCTCTTCTCTGGAGGAACTTTGCAAAAGGTCCTAAGTAGTAGGGTGCTATACTGCATATGCTCACATTTATGAAACAGTTAATAACAAAGGCCATCTGATTCATAAAAGATTCATGGGTGCTAGCTCGGTTGCAAAGAGAACATCATAACATCTCATTCTCCCATGATACCAAATACCAAGATTCAATTATGCACTTAGTAGTGTTAGGGATGTTCCAAATTTTTACCACGCATAGAAATATCTACTTGGAGAAGATGAAGTCCATTCCCCATGCCTGAGTTCCTGAACAGCAGAACAGATTGTGGTCCTGAGGAAAAAAGAGTGGGGAAATAACAGCAGCAGACAGAATAGAAGGTTCAGTGCTAACCACTTTCTCCACATGTCATGACCCTTGCGGATAGTTCCATCACCACTACAGGGGACATCACAAAGTACCCGATCAAATTCTAATCTTTGAGGTTTGCAGTCTTTTTTATAAATTTCTGAAAGGTCATTTGCAATACGGCAATCAGGGAAGTTTTGCGCTTCATGGTTTGTCACTATCAGGTTGGCTGTGCACATTCTCTTCATATTGTGGATAAGGAGGTCACATCTTTGCGCGTTGACATCATTAGCTACCACCTAACCACACTCTCGTGGAGAGAAAAGATATCTAAGGTCAGTTTTCATTTCTGATATCAGTGGGAGTAATAGCAATAGGAGTCGTATTAGCTTTACAAAGtagtcagcaaaaataataTAGCTAAGTTTCTTTTCTGCAAACCCGTAGAAGTTATGAGAACATAGTTGAATGCTGTATTTACCAAACGAAGAAATGTACCAGTGCTCTCGGAAGTAAACCTGGCTCTTTTGATTGGTGAATCATCTCAAGTAACTGGAAAGTTTTAGAGCCTGGTGCTGCACACACTGTACAAGATGCATAAAAATTGGTCAGGCCTATGTTACTACACTGAAGGACTCTTTTGTCTTCCAAAATTCCAATCAAACCCATCCAGCATCCACTGACATTTTGACACGGAGTTGACTACTATCAAACTATGAGCACATGGAATGtttaagataatggatagaAGCTATGCAGTATTACAGTAACATACTGTCAAGAACATGGTGATCAGGCTGTATATTCAGAAACAATGGTGGCACCTGCAGGAATCAATTCATTTATTAAAACAAGGATTAATATAAGATATCAAGAGATATTAAAATGAGTAAAtgttaaagaaaaaactaaagCTAATTTGACAAAACCATCAGCTTGCAGGACATTTCAGGAACCTACATCGATAATGCAggatttataaaataaaagcaTCTGAGACATAATTCTCAAGCGAATTGGGAAGTGGTACCCACCATGCTAACAGCCTCCTGTCTGGTTATATTACCAACCTCACTCTCATGTTTCAAAAACTCATGGAAActgcaacgaaaaaaacaatgaaTCAAAAGCGTAGCCTAACCAAGATTTACATCAAGGTTGCAACAGAGTTAATTACATAGTGATGAGCACCCAGCGATGAGCATCctaattctctcttcttattGAACACAAACATGTAAAGAATCAACAGCAACAATTCTAGACAGCTTGGACACATCACTAAGTATAACAACAATTTGAGAGAGAAAGAGTAGAAAAGAGAGCAAAGTAAAATAAGTTGGTGACGACTGGTTGCATGGCATGACAAGCGATGCAACTAAACCATTCCCTAGCTTCCAGAGTTCCGCAAGAACCGTTGTTTATTACACAAGAAAGGGTGGCTAATGTTCTGAAAAATTACTCACAGCCAGTACTCTTGAAACTCATAAAAATTTCAGCATTAAAATGCCATAGTAAGAAATGAAAACTGAATCCATGTAAAAGAATATGAGGTTGAGAAGTCCAAATGAAAGATACCACATGTTACACGGACTATAAATGAAAGAGTTTAAGGTAAGGGCGTAAGGCATAAAATAGACCATTGCATACTACAAGAATAGCATACACATGTTGCAAACATAAATGAGACTTCAGATATTGTTTACTAGATTTTCCATGCagctttgtttctttcctttctgGTGAAAAGATTGCAAAATTTGAAGCGGTGTATTTGGCGTATACAGACTTTGACATGTAGGCAGACAGCAAAAAACATTACATGCCATAGACAAGAATTCTTATAAACATGATTAGATGTAATTACCTCTCAAGAGCTTGATTTTTCCTCAGTTGCTTTCGAGAGAAGTTCAAATGCCATGCAAGATTGCCTGGATACCAAGGCAAGGGCCTGATAGCATCTTCTCCATACTCATCACTAACCTTTGcaagtaatttatttttataaaaaatacattaGAATGGCAGGAACTGGTGTTCAAGTAAAGTGTGTAAATAAAGAGGGTGGCAACCTCACTCTCCAAGTATCTCTTGAAGTCATTCTCTAACTTTGAGCAAATATCCTTAAAAAACTGGGAGCTGAAAAGATTAAAAGAATACAAACTTTCAGCTACTCCGGAAAAAGACCAGAAGGTGATCGAGAATAAATTTAGATTCTAGACTACTATTGTGCCATACTATCATATATAAGTAAAAAGCAAATTACTCTTTGTGAAAACAGCACAACATTTCCTAATAAAAAGCTAATTTGCTGTAAGCCACTAACTGCACAGTATGTTCCTTACATTCTTGAGAGAATTCAGATCATAAAAGGTAACAGGTATTACAAATAGACTAAAACTACATGAGTTCTGGAGTGGCAAACTAGCGTGACAGCTTGCACCCATCAGTAACTCTTATCGGTTACGAAATCAGAATTCATGTTGTCCTGGTGAAGATACACAATGAACCccttgcatagttgcatgtgAATGGAAGGTAAAGCAAGATACAGTCTGATCATGAAGCAGGAACCTCCTTGAGAATTTGACAGCCATATGCTATTCATGGTCAGCAATGAGAAAACAGGAGGAAAAAAATGGGGATGAGTGGATGATTGCATATCAAACTAAAATTGTATTTATCTCATCAACGCAGGTTTAGCAAACCAAATGAATGAGATAATGAAATGAACACCGAAGCTGCAAGTCGCATTGTTTCATTCCAGAGCAACCAGCATCACCTGGCATTGATCCTAAAAGTCGCTGGCAATGGTTTCCGCAGCACACTGATGAAGTCATCCCACTCCTCCTCGCGAACAATTCGTTGCTCCTGCAAAGGCACAGCCatgaacatgcatgatgcaCCAACATTTCCACCCACATACTTTCTGTAAGCAGCATTACAGCAAAAAACACAGCATATCGCCTACAAAGCAGCACACCGAAGAACAGCACtgaaactaaacaattaggcaACCACCGCCATGTTTCAATCAAAAATCGCGCGCAGAGTCCGGTTCACCTCAAATCTCCCCAAACCGATAGGCACGGGCCAACCTATGGCTAAAGCGAGCAATCATTCTCACCTTGTAATACTCCTCAAAGGCAGGGTTCTCGAGGGGTGGCGGCTGCCACGAGCGGTTGGCCTCGccgcgggcagcggcggcgggaggagcgggGCGGGGAGCGTGCCTCCAGAAGCTCTCGAGCGCCTGCgtgaggtggcggcgctgcacCCGGCCGCGCTtcctgccgccggcgccggcgacgcatcGCTTtccgtggccgccggcgacgaggaggctgTGTAGCGAGACGGGCGTCCTCGACGCTATCATGTTCTGGTTGTGGGGTATGGGCCGTGTGGCCGCGGGCCGCGTGGGTTTAAGCCGTCGGGTTTCAATTTGGCGAATTTCAATCAGATTCAAATTTGTACATTACGGCATTACCAAATTGGCTTAAGTCTCCTTATATTTATACAAAGTTACACACAGAGACTTTGCCGTCATTAACACTTGGAAAAACTAGTCGAAACGGAAGAactcaaaagggaaaaaaaatagaagcaaATTGTTCAAATATAGTACGATACAAAAATCTTAGTACTCTGTATGCTTAATTGCTTCACTTATCTGTAATAACTTGAAACAAACTAGAGAATTTTGACATTACACAGCGCAGGAAAACAGAAGAGTACGGAACCGAGGTTGGTCTTTTCTTTATTCCATTTGTTAAAACGGATTATTTACTGCAAGCTTCGGAAAATACATTTTATCAAAGAACTCTTCTATTATTTCGTAGACCGTTTGTTTTTAGTTATTTGTTAAGCTTATTTATCAAAGTATTTAATTTATCTAGATAATCTATAGAAACAATTCGCTCAATAATCTGTTTCAAACCGAGATTAAGGTGAACTTGCATTTCTTATTTATATGACAGGGTAAATCAAGAGGGTGACTTGTTTAGCAGTACATGAGTAACATGAAACGAAACTTGACATAACAGCTAGTACAAGACAATTGGATAGCTCACAGCTTGCCTATGGTATTTGATCTTTTCTTATCACTGTTTCTGTATATATATGACTTTCAGAGCCCCAAAGATGGGATGTTGCCCAGATGACTGTTCTTGTTCAACTGCCATGAGGCGATCCTCCTCTTTCTGAGCCGCTCGGCGATGATGAACGCCAACTCCAGAGACTGCGATGCGTTGAGCCTCGGGTCGCAGTGTGTGTGGTATCGTGAGCCCAGATCGTCGAATGTCACCGTGCGTGACCCGCCGATGCATTCTGTCACATTTTGTCCAGTCATCTCCAGATGCACCCCTCCTGGGTGGCTGCCTTCTTGTTCGTGCACATCAAAGAATGCGCGCACCTCAGCCTGGTTTCAAGAAGGCAACATAAGTCATCTTAGTTGATTTAAGTCGCCGGTCATGTTAATGTCAAATGAATAGTATAGTAGAAGTTTAAACGTGTACGATACTTCTCCCAAGGACTGAACCATAGCAGTGAAAAGTCTCAGATTTTATCCTAAACTACGGCTGGTAGATGATAGGAACTGTTGAATAGCAAGAGAACAACCAAACTACTACAACGAAGTAATACCAGTCATAGTGAAAATGAACTAGATTACAGGTCCATGAAACCATGACAGAGCTATAGACGATTGCTCTTTGTCATGCACTTTTACACGCATTTTGTTTCAAGTGTTGATAGTTATTCATATATGAATGGCAATTGGCAAACTCTAGCCACTAGTGTCCTACCACATTCTGCATAAACGAGAACCATCATTTTGACAAAGCTATGTTGTTTCAGATATATTATAATGTTTAGTTCCATCATGAAACACCCTATAAACAGCTTCTCACTGCATAGCAGCATAGTGCATATGCAATTAGGCTGTCCAGCAAATATAAGACTATTGCTCAGTTACAGACCACTGAGAAGTAATAGGAACAAGCAAATACTGAAAAGTAGGCTGTAGGGCATGCAAGGAATTACCAAGATTCTATCAAAGGAGCGAGTCTTGAGGCCACAAGGAGCCTTCATTGTGTTACCATGCATCGGATCAGTAACCCATGTTACTATCTGGCCAGCACCACGGACAGCACGTATGAGGTGAGGGAGTTTCACTCTCATGTTTTCAGGTCCCATTCTTGTAATGATAGTAATTCTCCCTGGTTTGTTCTGGGGATTCAAGATATCAATCAACTTCACAAGTTCTTTTGGGTCCATCTTGTCACTGACCTGCATTTAGTTTGATGAGTTTAGGGTGAATTCCTTTAGGACAAAGTGTGAATTACCTGCACTTTCAAATGAAGCTTGAACTTGGTATACATTATCTATTTATCTGTCTTGACAAGTGTAGGAATATTCCTATTTACCTTGATACCCAGAGGGTTCGCAATTCCTCGGAGAAACTCCACATGGGCACAATCAAGCTGACGTGTACGCTCTCCAACCCAAAGGAAGTGAGCAGAACAGTCGTAATAGAGGCCAGATGTGGAATCCTCGCGAGTAAGTGCTTGCTCATAGGGAAGAAGAAGGCACTCATGTGATGTCCAGAATTCTGTTGTTGTCATAATAGGATGGTCCATAGTGAGACCAGCAGCTGCCATGAACCCCAAAGCCTCATCAACTCGGTGAGCCAGCTCCATGTACCTGTTCAACATTGTACAAGAATTGCAGTGGTGAGCATATGGCTGTGGCTTAAATGAATTACATGAATCAATTCATCTGAGAAGCAATCAATGAAGAGTTGGGACAGTTTAAGATAAAGGTAACCACCTGTCACCC
The Oryza glaberrima chromosome 8, OglaRS2, whole genome shotgun sequence DNA segment above includes these coding regions:
- the LOC127781807 gene encoding phospho-2-dehydro-3-deoxyheptonate aldolase 1, chloroplastic-like, with the protein product MPLAPCPSPPLPSSPSPVRAPRRGGLLRARAVRAAPRPPSKWSLGSWRSLTALQQPEYPDKAELDEVLRTVEAFPPIVFAGEARKLEERLAEAAVGRAFLLQGGDCAESFKEFNANNIRDTFRVLLQMSVVLMFGGQMPIIKVGRMAGQFAKPRSDGFEERDGVKLPSYRGDNINGDSFDEKSRLPDPHRMIRAYSQSAATLNLLRAFATGGYAAMQRVTQWNLDFTEHSEQGDRYMELAHRVDEALGFMAAAGLTMDHPIMTTTEFWTSHECLLLPYEQALTREDSTSGLYYDCSAHFLWVGERTRQLDCAHVEFLRGIANPLGIKVSDKMDPKELVKLIDILNPQNKPGRITIITRMGPENMRVKLPHLIRAVRGAGQIVTWVTDPMHGNTMKAPCGLKTRSFDRILAEVRAFFDVHEQEGSHPGGVHLEMTGQNVTECIGGSRTVTFDDLGSRYHTHCDPRLNASQSLELAFIIAERLRKRRIASWQLNKNSHLGNIPSLGL